In one Silene latifolia isolate original U9 population chromosome 10, ASM4854445v1, whole genome shotgun sequence genomic region, the following are encoded:
- the LOC141609058 gene encoding alpha-aminoadipic semialdehyde synthase — protein sequence MDGKGVICSAVDILPTEFAKEASQHFGNILSQFVDHLASTKDFAELPAHLKLACIVHRGELTSLYEYIPRMRESASDDKPETLSDSLSNQKKHSVLVSILD from the exons ATGGATGGTAAAGGTGTGATATGCTCTGCTGTTGACATTCTTCCCACTGAGTTTGCAAAAGAG GCTTCCCAACATTTTGGAAATATTCTTTCACAGTTTGTTGATCATCTAGCATCCACAAAAGATTTTGCAGAATTACCAGCCCATTTGAAACTAGCTTGTATTGTTCACAGGGGAGAACTCACCTCTTTATATGAGTACATTCCTCGTATGCGTGAATCTGCCTCAGA TGACAAACCCGAGACACTTTCAGATTCTCTTTCCAATCAGAAAAAACATTCAGTATTAGTAAGTATTCTTGATTAG